Proteins co-encoded in one Rickettsiales bacterium genomic window:
- the nuoI gene encoding NADH-quinone oxidoreductase subunit NuoI has translation MFKCFKSLFLTELLSGMFLTLKSFFKPKATINYPYEKGELSPRFRGEHALRRYPNGEERCIACKLCEAVCPAQAINIEAEEREDGSRRTTRYDIDMTKCIYCGLCEEACPVDAIVEGPNFEFATETHEELLYDKERLLRNGEVWEKEIKMRIEKDIPYR, from the coding sequence ATGTTTAAATGTTTCAAATCACTATTTTTAACTGAATTGCTTTCTGGGATGTTTTTAACCCTTAAGTCTTTCTTTAAGCCAAAAGCAACTATAAACTATCCTTATGAAAAAGGAGAGTTAAGTCCTAGATTTCGTGGTGAGCATGCTTTAAGACGCTATCCAAATGGCGAAGAAAGATGTATTGCTTGTAAGTTATGTGAAGCTGTTTGCCCTGCGCAAGCAATTAATATAGAGGCAGAAGAAAGAGAGGATGGAAGCCGCAGAACCACTCGTTATGATATAGATATGACTAAATGTATCTATTGTGGTTTATGTGAAGAAGCCTGTCCAGTTGATGCTATTGTTGAAGGTCCTAACTTTGAATTTGCCACAGAGACTCATGAAGAATTATTGTATGATAAAGAAAGACTTCTTAGAAATGGTGAAGTTTGGGAGAAAGAAATAAAAATGAGAATAGAAAAAGATATTCCTTATAGGTAA